One stretch of Solenopsis invicta isolate M01_SB chromosome 16, UNIL_Sinv_3.0, whole genome shotgun sequence DNA includes these proteins:
- the LOC105194461 gene encoding flap endonuclease GEN: MAQVEAFRYEKAYGRRRARRDSIRNKYVYEMGVKDLWNILSPLCEKKPLYELQGKTIAIDLSGWIVDSQTAVDNATQPKMHLRNLYFRTSYLLMHGIYPVFVLEGKAPTLKHQTIARRNNVRSGLQERKTAKKVGRAQFNRVLNECKELLRCMGIACVQSHGEAEAMCAYLNEDGIVDGCISQDSDCFLYGAKIVYRNFSMGGHCAATGGSMDIYNMEKIEKILNIGRNKMIALALLCGCDYSEGVSGVGKEAALKFFKTVEEADVLQRIQGWRTDTGLDVIESDMLNSKLCIACGHPGKLQKHTKSGCPDCGTIRKCNDDFREKRALILNEISLRKKALHNENFPNQELIDEFLIRKDSLPTKLDIKWKQPQLNQLIDFMSKHVCWEPQYAFEKIFPFVTRWQLLHLSDFTFDERLCMVDLFIPEGITKIRNIRSVASYEIIWKKEHAVIKMLKEYKEQTSENDDDDIANNLLTSIEPQDLVLKCYPELVEVFENARNEKRKPKKRIANSRKKKTTSEKNNKKIDEFISRNDPISLEDSFEKMAVTPKRLKQKNVSSRLNNKLKIKSVSEDVASVNVKQMKSGPQFKRVLETEKVNPKLNNTIGRMFNELSPNDFMSEDEDDLEITNVIENICSKQMFQLSNCQPTEAIGQPAKNTEECAIIDEFEPVTYTNKNQVYAENKKQKSDDSNDEFDINESYIPINQRIQMEQNRRSLSACNQIKKYSFDFENIMDETDNEIICLDT; this comes from the exons ATGGCGCAAGTGGAGGCTTTTCGTTACGAGAAAGCGTATGGTAGGAGGAGGGCCAGGAGGGATTCAATTCGAAATAAGTACGTGTACGAGATGGGCGTCAAGGATCTGTGGAACATTTTGTCGCCCTTGTGCGAGAAGAAACCGCTGTACGAGCTGCAGGGAAAGACCATTGCGATCGATTTGAGCGGGTGGATCGTGGACAGTCAGACAGCCGTCGACAATGCGACGCAACCGAAGATGCATCTCAG GAACTTGTACTTCCGTACGTCGTACCTTCTTATGCATGGGATATATCCGGTATTTGTACTGGAGGGAAAGGCACCCACCCTAAAACACCAAACTATTGCACGAAGGAACAATGTTCGTAGTGGACTTCAGGAGAGAAAGACTGCTAAGAAAGTAGGGAGAGCACAGTTTAATCGAGTTCTAAACGAGTGTAAAGAATTATTAAGATGCATGGGGATTGCTTGTGTACAGAGCCATGGTGAAGCAGAAGCTATGTGTGCTTACCTGAATGAAGATGGA atTGTAGATGGATGTATAAGTCAAGACAGCGACTGTTTCTTATATGGTGCAAAAATAGTGTACAGAAACTTTTCTATGGGAGGACATTGTGCAGCTACAGGTGGATCTATGGACATCTACAATATGGAAAAAATAgagaagatattaaatataggACGAAATAAAATGATAGCGCTAGCTTTGCTATGCGGTTGTGATTACAGTGAGGGTGTGAGTGGTGTTGGAAAGGAGGCTGctctaaaatttttcaagactGTTGAAGAAGCAGATGTCTTACAAAG gATTCAAGGTTGGAGAACTGACACTGGTTTGGATGTGATTGAGTCAGATATGTTAAATTCTAAGTTATGTATAGCATGTGGTCATCCAGGAAAACTACAAAAACATACGAAATCAGGTTGTCCTGATTGTGGAACCATTAGAAAGTGTAATGATGATTTcag agAAAAAAGGGCGTTGATATTAAACGAAATATCATTAAGAAAGAAGGCACTTCATAATGAAAATTTCCCAAATCAGGAGTTGATAGATGAATTTCTTATCAGGAAGGACTCTCTTCCAACTAAATTGGATATAAAATGGAAGCAACCTCAACTCAATCAACTTATT GACTTCATGTCTAAACATGTATGTTGGGAACCACAATATgcgtttgaaaaaatttttccatttgtTACTAGATGGCAGTTGTTACATTTATCAGATTTTACATTCGATGAACGTTTATGCATGGTAGATTTATTTATTCCCGAAGGCATAACAAAGATACGTAATATTAGATCTGTAGCCAGTTATGAAATTATATGGAAAAAAGAGCATGCtgtgataaaaatgttaaaagaatataaagagCAAACAAGTGAGAATGATGATGACGATATAGCTAACAATTTGCTAACAAGTATTGAGCCGCAAGACTTGGTTTTAAAATGTTATCCAGAATTAGTTGAAGTATTTGAAAATGCTaggaatgaaaaaagaaaaccaaaaaaaagaattgcaaaTTCTCGGAAAAAAAAGACTacatcagaaaaaaataataagaaaatcgATGAATTTATATCTAGAAATGATCCAATATCTCTAGAGGATTCCTTTGAGAAAATGGCAGTTACACCAAAAagattaaaacagaaaaatgtttcaagtagattgaataataaattaaaaataaagagcgTGTCTGAAGATGTTGCGAGCGTGAACGTAAAACAAATGAAAAGTGGTCCACAATTTAAAAGAGTTTTAGAAACAGAGAAGGTAAATCCAAAATTGAATAACACAATTGGTAGAATGTTTAATGAACTTTCGCCTAATGATTTTATGAGCGAAGATGAAGATGATTTAGAGATAACAAATGTAATTGAGAATATATGTAGTAAACAGATGTTCCAATTAAGTAATTGTCAGCCTACAGAAGCTATTGGCCAGCCAGCAAAAAATACAGAAGAATGTGCAATAATTGATGAATTTGAGCCCGTAACGTACACTAACAAAAATCAAGTTtatgcagaaaataaaaaacaaaaatcagaTGACTCAAATGATGAATTTGATATTAATGAATCATATATTCCTATTAATCAAAGAATACAGATGGAACAAAATCGAAGGTCTTTATCGGCGTGCaatcaaataaagaaatatagctttgattttgaaaatattatggACGAAAccgataatgaaattatatgtttagatacgtaa